The genome window GAGACCGCTTCCGCTCGCTTGGCCACCCCGGTGGAGGTGGCGTTCGCGGAGCTGCGGCCCGGTTTCGGCTACGACCCCAAAACGTCCTCCTGGAACTTCCCCGAGCCCTGGCCGGGCGGTCTTTGGCGGCTGCGCGATATCGTCGACTACCAGCTCTCCGCCTCGCGGGCCATCCTCGAGCACGCGGCCGGGAACCGCGAGTACTGGCTGCGCCGCTTCCTGGAGGTGAGCCGCCGGGCCGTGACCCGGGCCGAGCCCTTCGCCTTCTTGGTGCCGGGGGACCAGCCGGATCCGCTGGCGGCGGCCACGCTCCTAAGCGTGTTGCGCACGGGGGCGGTGGAGGTGCAGCGGGCGCGGGCCGCTTTCCAGGCGGACGGCCGCGCCTACCCGGCGGGCACCCATGTGATCCTGATGCAGCAGCCCGCCAGCGCCTTCGCAAAATCGCTGCTCGAGCGGCAGCGCTACCCGGATCTTCGCCTCTATCCGGGCAGCCCGCCCCAGCGCCCCTACGACGTGACCGCGCACACGCTGCCCCTGCTCATGGGGGTGACGGTGGATGTGGCGACGGCTCCCTTCAAGGCTGACGTCGAGTTCGTAGCCGCGCCGGAGGTCACCCCCGGTCGTGTCCTCGGTGCGGGGGCGTGGCTGGCCTTTGGCCACGGGAACGGCGACCTCTTGGCCCTTTCCCGCCTCCTCCGCGCCGGCGTCCCCGCGCATTGGGCCCTGGACGCGTTCTCGGACGGAGGGCGGTCGTTCGCGGCGGGAACGCTCCTCGTCCCTGCGGCCGCGCGCCCCACCCTCTCCGGCCTCGCCCGCGATCTGGGGCTGCTCGTCCGGGGCGTGAACGCGTCGCCGCGTTGCCTCGTCCTGCGCCGCCCGCGCATCGGACTCTACCGGTCGTGGGTGCCGTCGATGGACGAGGGGTGGACGCGCTTCGTCTTCGAGCGCCAGATGGAAGTGGACTATGAGACGCTGCGGGATGAGGACCTGCGGGCCGGCAGTCTGCGCGACCGCTTCGACGCCATCGTACTCCCCGATCAGTTGCCGGACCAGATCGTGAAGGGCCACCCCCGGGGCTCTCTGCCGGAGGAATACACGGGCGGCCTGGGGAGGGAGGGGGTGAAGAGCCTTAAGGACTTCGCGACCGCGGGCGGCACGCTCGTGGCCCTGAATGCGGCCTCGGGCCTGGCTCTCGAAGGCGGTGCGCTGGAACTGCCGGTCGTGAACGTCCTCGCCGGCTCCGCGGAGGGCCCGGACCCCGTCTACTGCCCGGGCGCGCTCTTGCAGGTCAGCTTGGACGGGACCCACCCCCTTGCCCACGGCCTCCCGGTGGAAACGCCCGTCTGGTTCGAGTCCGGCCCGGCCTTCGACGTCGGCGCGGGCCGGGTGGTGGCGCGCTACGGCACGGACCCGCTGCTCTCGGGGTGG of Vicinamibacteria bacterium contains these proteins:
- a CDS encoding M14 family zinc carboxypeptidase, which encodes MRASTSVLLLALAVLPRPARSADPLAPESVLGFHPGDDRKLADWGQMVDYFGRLGGASARVRVEQVGLTTEGNPFLVVTITSEANMARLEEIRRDNLRLFDPRGLSEEEGQQIVARGKAIVAMTCSIHSTEVGGSLTALELAHLLGTSHDAAVLALLEEVVLLLVPSQNPDGTQRVADWYRQHLGTPFEGVEPPFLYHRYTGHDNNRDWYMFTQAETRLTVKYVHDRWRPQILHDVHQMLPRGARIFVPPYVDPYEPNVDTSLRSAINALGAQMAARLSGEGKKGVVIHALFDAWSPARFYPHTHSGVRILSETASARLATPVEVAFAELRPGFGYDPKTSSWNFPEPWPGGLWRLRDIVDYQLSASRAILEHAAGNREYWLRRFLEVSRRAVTRAEPFAFLVPGDQPDPLAAATLLSVLRTGAVEVQRARAAFQADGRAYPAGTHVILMQQPASAFAKSLLERQRYPDLRLYPGSPPQRPYDVTAHTLPLLMGVTVDVATAPFKADVEFVAAPEVTPGRVLGAGAWLAFGHGNGDLLALSRLLRAGVPAHWALDAFSDGGRSFAAGTLLVPAAARPTLSGLARDLGLLVRGVNASPRCLVLRRPRIGLYRSWVPSMDEGWTRFVFERQMEVDYETLRDEDLRAGSLRDRFDAIVLPDQLPDQIVKGHPRGSLPEEYTGGLGREGVKSLKDFATAGGTLVALNAASGLALEGGALELPVVNVLAGSAEGPDPVYCPGALLQVSLDGTHPLAHGLPVETPVWFESGPAFDVGAGRVVARYGTDPLLSGWLLGGKRLSGHAALVEVPLGRGRVVLFGFRPQYRAQSWATYIPFLNALYLSAASPTP